The Rhododendron vialii isolate Sample 1 chromosome 8a, ASM3025357v1 genome has a window encoding:
- the LOC131297931 gene encoding transcription factor PRE3-like, with amino-acid sequence MSSRRSRSRQAATGVSRNISDDQINELVSKLQELLPELRRSRSRSDKVSAARVLQETCNYIRSLHREVDDLSERLSELLATTDGPQAAMIRSLLSQ; translated from the exons ATGTCTAGCAGAAGGTCACGTTCTAGGCAAGCAGCAACTGGAGTTTCAAGGAATATCAGTGATGACCAAATTAATGAACTTGTTTCTAAGTTGCAAGAACTTCTTCCTGAGCTTCGCCGGAGCCGTAGCCGCTCTGACAAG GTATCAGCAGCCAGAGTGTTGCAGGAGACTTGTAACTACATAAGAAGCCTGCACAGAGAGGTTGATGACCTAAGTGAGAGGCTGTCCGAGCTATTGGCTACCACTGATGGCCCTCAGGCCGCCATGATTAGGAGCTTACTATCCCAATAg